Genomic DNA from Candidatus Palauibacter australiensis:
GGAGGACGCCTACGAGTACGATTACGTGGGCTGGACGCCGGGCTCGGCACCGCCGCGCCAGTTCTCCACCGTCCACGACCTCATCGGGTCGAACGACGGCCTCATCTACGTGGCCGACCGCCGCGGAAACCGGATCCAGGGTTGATACGGGACAAGATTGCGACACGCCGGTTCCGGAGGCTCAGGCACGACCATGTGAGCAGCGAACCCGGCGGGTGGTGGATTCACCGAGTGACGCCGTTCCACGCCTCGGGAGAGCCGCTCGACCTCTTTCGTCGCCTCCAGGCAGTCGTCGCCGCCATGCCGCGTACTCACATCGTCACGGCGACGGACGATTACCTGCACGCCGTCTGCCGAACCCGGCTCGGGTTCCGCGACGATCTGGAGTTCCGATGGTGCCCGTCGGAGAACGTCGCCCATGTAGCGTCGGCGTCTCGTATCGGCCTCTTCGATTTTGGGGTAAACCGGCGGAGGGTAGAGCGGGTGCGCAGGAAGCTTGAGGCGATCACGTCAGGACAGGCTTCAGCCGCCAGCGATACCTCGTGACCCATCAGCCGCGGGGGCGATTCGCAGCTTCGTCCCCCGCGGGTAGTTCTTCACCTTGCGGGGTGGCGGAGGGCCGTCTTCGAGCAAGCCGGGGATCATGGCTTGTGGCGAGGTCGCTTTGTCCGGAACCTCGACCTCGATCTCGCCGACGTCTTCCATTGGCATCAGGGCCTTCGTCCTGAGCTGCGACGAGTGGTAGTCCGTCTTGTCGGACATCACAAACTCC
This window encodes:
- a CDS encoding DUF1499 domain-containing protein — translated: MTPFHASGEPLDLFRRLQAVVAAMPRTHIVTATDDYLHAVCRTRLGFRDDLEFRWCPSENVAHVASASRIGLFDFGVNRRRVERVRRKLEAITSGQASAASDTS